The genomic DNA CGCTCAGCGCTGTCCCCGCCGATCGCGTCCCGGGTGATGGCCCAGATGCGCACCCCGCTCCCCCAACTGACCGAACGCGAGCAGGACATCCTCGACCAGCTCGGCCAGGGCCTCGGCAATCGGGAGATCGCCCGCGCGCTGTTCATCAGCGAGGCCACGGTGAAGACCCACCTCGGCCGGATCTACGCCAAGCTCGGCGTCGACACCCGCTCCGGCGCCGTCGCCACAGCGAAGGAGCGCCGCCTCCTCCGCTGACCACCTCCACCTCCGGCTCCAGCTGCAGCTCCGACTCCAATGACCACCACCGACCCCAAGAACCGCAGGACGCAGAGCACCGGACACCGACCCGTGAGCACCACCCACTCGTTCGGGTACATTCCACTCCGAACCCCGGGTTCCGTAGCCGAGTTGCCGGAGAATGAGGGCGGGCCGGCGGGCGCCGTCCCGGAGAGGGGCAGTCCGTGACGACCGCAGTTCTGTCACAGCAGGAGTGGCTGGCCCGGATGGTCCGGGCGTACGCGGGTGCCAGTCTGCTGCTGACGGATCCGGCCGGTCGGGTGCTGCTGCTGAAGCCGACGTACCGACCCACCTGGCTCTACCCGGGCGGGGTCATCGACCCGGGCGAGAATCCGGCCGAGTGCGCCGTACGGGAGCTGCGCGAGGAGACCGGGCTGGAGATCGCCGTCGCCGGCCTCCGGCTGCTGGTGGTCGAGTGGCGCGACCCGATCCCCGAGCAGGGCCACCAGGCGCACCCTGCGGTGCACTTCATGTTCGACGGCGGCACGATCGCCGCCGACAGCACGATCCGACTGCAGGCGGACGAGGTGTCGGAGGCCGGCTTCTTCCCGGTCCAGCAGGCCCTCCCGCTGCTCCACTCACAGGCGGCGCACCGCCTGACCCAAGGCTTGCAGGCACGTCGCGACGGCACCACCGCCATGCTCCACACCCCGGGCTACCTGGGCTGACGCGTCACGAGCCGGCGGCTGACGCGTCCCCGGACAGCACGACTCCGACATTCGCCAGCACTCGAAGCTTCGCCTGCGCCTCGACCACGCCCTCCTGCGGCAGCGCTGTCGCCAGCAGCGCCCGGTACGCGACCACCGACCCGCGATCCAGCGCGTGATCGGGCAGATCGGCACGAGGAACAGCCAGAACGAATGAACTTGCGCACAACCCGGGAGCCCCACGGCCTCCGCGGCCCAAAGGACCATCAGCAGCCGGCGGTCACCCCAGCGGTCGGCAGCAGCCAGCTCTGAGCTCGGCCACGGTTCACGTGACGGGAGATCAGACCTCAGCACATGGAAAAGAACTGGACCCTCGCCTCGCAGCGATCAAGCTCCCGGCCTGGGCCGCTCACCGGAGGGGACCCTCATGCCCCGGGACCGGTCCTTCCTCCACCACCCCGCGCAGGCCAGGCCCAAAGACGGCTCCGGTTCCCGCGCTGCCAATGCCCATGACTCTTCGCACTTGACGGGGCCTCATCGCCGCGGGGGCCGCGGATCGGCGTGCGGCCGCTCGTCCGGTGCCCCTACGGCCCCTCGCACCGCGGTCCGGGGGCCGTTCACGGCCCGGCCCCGACGATCGGCCGTAGTAGCATCGCGCCCCATGGAACGCGTCACATTGATCACCGGCGGTTCGAGCGGCATCGGCGCGGCAACGGCCAGAGCGCTGCTCGAGCAGGGTGACCTGGTGGCGGTCACCGGTCGCGACGCCGACCGCCTGGCCGCCTTCGCCGGCTCCGTCGACGCCGGGAAGCAGCTGCTGACGATCACCGGTGACGCCGCCGACGAGAACGACGTCGCGTCGGCCGTGCGTCAGGTCGTCGACCGGTGGGGCCGGTTGGACACGGTGATCGCCAACGCCGGCTACTCGCTGCCCGGCACCCTGGAGGACCACGACCCCCAGGCGATGCGTGCCATGGTCCTGACGAACGTCCTCGGCCCGGCGCTGCTGGTGCGCGAGGCGCTGTCGCACCTCCGCGAGTCCAAGGGTCGGATCGTGGTCGTCGGTTCGGTCGCGGGCATCAGGAACACCCCCGGGAACCTGTACTCCGTCACCAAGTGGGCCGCGCACGCGCTGGTCGAGAACGTCCGGCAACTGGTGGCCGAGGACCACGTCGGCGTCACCCTGGTCGCGCCGGGCGTGGTGGACACCCCGTTCTGGACCGAACGCGGCGGCACGCCGCATGCCGCGCCGACCCTGACCGCCGAGCAGATCGCCACCGTGATCGTGTTCGCCGTCAACCAGCCCGAGGGCGTGGACGTGAACCAGCTCGTCGTGCGGCCCTCCGGCCAGTCCGGCTGACAAGGCCTGCCACTGCCGGCTCGGTGACCGTCCGCGTTCCGCGCCTTCGCGGCGCCGAGCACGGCAAGCACGGCGAGCACGGCGAGCACCGGTAGGCCGTGAAAGATCGGAAAGGGCCTCCGACACAGGTCAGAGGCCCTTCCGGGGGCAAAGCCGCTGGTAGCGGCGGACGAGTCGGCCTGTACGCCGGGTTCTGTCTCCCGGGAGCCTTGCGGCGCCCGGGGAGGCGGCCATCCATCTAGGGCTGCCGTTGCCGACAGCCTCGTGCGGTCTACCCGCGGACTCGGGCGAGCAGCCCTCGAACATCCGCGCACGGCGCCCGAGGGCACCGATCTTGACCTTGCTCCGAGTGGGGTTTACCGAGCCGGCCGAGTCACCTCGGTCGCTGGTGGTCTCTTACACCACCGTTTCACCCTTACCTGGTGCCGAAGCCCCAGGCGGTCTGTTTTCTGTGGCACTGTCCCGCGGGTCACCCCGGGTGGGCGTTACCCACCACCCTGCTCTGTGGAGCCCGGACGTTCCTCGGCGGGCTCCCTGGGGAGCCCGACGCGACCGCCCGGCCGGCTCGTCCGCCGTAGTGGTCATCGTAGCCGCTCGGTGGGGGCTCCTCGCACCGCGCCCGACCCCGCGCCGAAGCGGGCGGCGACCCGGGCCGCGGTGGCGACGGCCCAGGGGGTGGTGGTGAGCAGGCCGAGGGCGAGGACGGCGAGGCCGAGGGCGGTGATGATCCACCAGCCGATGTGGGTGGCGGTGGTGAAGTCGACCGGTCCGACCACCGCGGTCGTGACGGCGGTTCCGATCACGGCGACGCCGAGGGACTGGCCGATCTGGCGGCTGGTGGAGGCGACGGCCGCGGCGACGCCCGCCTGTGCGAGGGGCATGCCGGAGACGGCGGAGTTGGTGATGGGGGCGTTGACCAGGCCGAAGCCGAGGCCGAAGAGCGCGTAGGCGGCGATCAGCAGGGCAGCGGAGGCGTCGACGGTGAGCCGGGTGAGCAGGAGTCCGCTGGCGGCCATGGCGAGTCCGGCGACGACGAGCGGGAGCCGGGGGCCGCGCAGGCCGACGATCCGGCCGGAGACGGGGGCGGCGACCAGGGTGAGTCCGGCCATCGGGAGGGTCCAGAGTCCGGCCTGGACCGGGCTGTAGTGGCGGACGTTCTGCAGGTAGAGGGTGTTGAGAAAGAGGAATCCGCCCAGGGAGGCGAACGCGCAGACGGCGGTCAGGGTGGCACCGGTGAACGGCACGCTGTGGAAGAAGCGGGGATCGATCAGCGGTTCGGCGGTCCGGCGTTCCCAGAACGGGAAGCAGACCAACGCGGACCCGGCGAGGGCGGCGAGGGTGAGGATCACCGGGGAGGTCCAGCCGTAGCCGGGGCCCTCGATGATCGCGGCGGTTCCGCAGCCGAGCATCACGACCATCAGCAGCTGGCCGACCGGGTCGAGCCGCCGGGGCCGCGGCGCCCGGGACTCGGGGACGTAGCGGAAGGTCAAAGCGAAGGCGGCGAGTCCGACCGGGATGTTGACCAGGAAGACGGCCGGCCATCCCGCGCTGTCGACCAGGAAGCCGCCGATCAGCGGCCCGAGGGCCATGCTGATGCCGATCACACCGCCCCAGACACCGATCGCCTGGGCGCGTTCGCGCTTGTCGGTGAAGGTGTTGGTGATGATCGACATCGCGACCGGGTTGAGCATCGAGCCGCCGACCGCCTGGAGCGCGCGGAAGGCGATCAGCCAGCCGAGGCCGGGCGCCAGGCTGCACAGCAGCGAGCCGAGGACGAACAGCAGCAGGCCGGCCCGGAAGACGCGGCGGCGGCCGATCCGGTCGGCGACCGAGCCGGAGAGCATCAGCAGGGAGGCGAGCACCAGGGTGTAGGCGTCGATGATCCACTGGAGCCCGGACGCGGGGGCGTGCAGGTCCTGCTGGATGACGGGCAGCGCGACGTTCACCACGGTGTTGTCGAGGCCAACGATGAACAGGCTGAGGCAGCAGATCGCGAGGACCAGCAGCCGGCGACGACGGTCCGGCGCGGCGGGCGGGCTCGGGACGGTCGACTGAGTGCTCACCCGGTGATCGTCTCAAATGCGCTCGGGATGTGGATCAGGTGCATCCGGCGGATCAGGCAGATCTGGCGCATCAGGCGGATGAGGCGGATCGGGCGGATCAGCGACCGGATCGAGCGATCAGAGCGAGAAGCGGACCGTACGGGTGGCCGGGTCGGCGGTGGTGAGCCGGGCTCGGACGCGTTCGCCGAGCGGCAGCGGCTGGGGGCCGTCGCACTTGGCGACCACGGCGGGGTCGGTCAGCTGGACGGTCCCGACGGTGGGCCGGCGGTCGTCCAGGTCGACCACGACCGCGTCGAACTCCTCGCCCTCGCGGCCGCGCAGCAGCTCCGCCTCGACCAGGTCGACCGTGGCGCGTTCGACTTCGCGGGCCCGCCGGTCGCCGCTCTCCATCAGCCCGGGCACGTCGAAGAGCGCCTCCCGGACCCACTCCGGCACCTCGGTGCCGCCGGCGACCGCCACGCAGATCTCCTGCGCGTACCGGTCGCCGAGCCGGCGCAGCGGCGCGGTGCAGTGGGTGTAGGGGGCGGCGAGCGCCGCGTGGCCGGGGTCGGCGGGCGGGGCGATGCCCCGGGCGGCGTCGAAGGCGTGGTAGCCGGCGCCGCGCAGCAGTCCGGTGCACTCGTTGAGGAAGGCGGCGTGGGCGGTGCGGGCCGGGTCGAGCGAGCGGACCAGTTCGGGGTAGCTCGTCGTCTCCGGCCAGTCCACGTGCAGCGCGGCGGCGACCCGGCGCAGGCGGGCGTACGCGGACTGGGGTGCGGCGGGGAGGGTGCGCAGGATGCCGGTGCCGGCGTCCAGCATCAGTTCGGCGGCGGCCATGCCGGTGAGCAGGGAGATCTGGGCGTTCCAGCCGTCCGCCGGACGGGGCGCCCGGTAGCCCAGGCGGTAGCCGCCGTCCTCCGCCTCCACTTCCTGCTCCGGGATCGGCAGGCTGATGCCGCCGCGGGTCTGCTCCTGGGCCTCGCGGAGCTTGCCGATCTCGGCGAGGAGTCCGAGCTGCTCGTCGGCGGTGCCGGTGTCGACGGCGTGCTGGACGGTGGCGTAGTCGAGTCGGCGGCGCGAGCGGACCTGGGCTCGGCGCAGGTCGGCGAGGACGACGGCGCCGTCGGCGTCGAGGTCGATCTGCCAGAGCAGGGCGGGGCGGAGTTCGCCGGGGAGCAGGCTGGCGGCGCCCTCGGCGAGCCGGGCGGGGTGCAGGGGGACGTTGCCGTCGGGGAAGTAGAGGGTCTGGACGCGCCGGGCGGCCTCGGCGTCGATCGCGCCGCCGGGGGTGACGAAGGCGGCGACGTCGGCGATCGCGTAGTGGACCCGGTAGCCGCCGTCGCGGCGGGCCAGGTGCATCGCCTGGTCGAGGTCGCGGGAGCCGGGCGGGTCGACGGTGAACATCTCGAGGTCGGTGGCGTCGAGGTCGGGGAGGCGCGGCACCGACGCCGCGCGGTCGGCCTCGGCCAGTACCTCGGGCGGCCAGTCGGAGCGGATCTCCAGACGGGTGCGCAGGTCCGCGAGCTCACGGTTGATCCTCGCGGTCTCGGCGGCTCGGACGCTCAGGTGTCGGCGCGGCATGGTCGCAGCGTAAGGCGGGACGGTGCGGTCGGCGCGCTGGAAGGGGCGCGAAGGGGGGTGTGGCGTACGGCGGTTGACCTGCGTGGCAGCACGGTTGTGACTGATGGTGCTGGTGGTGTTCGTGAGGCTGGTGGGAGAGGCGGGTTCGGTCGGGGGCGGTAGGGTTGGCGGGTCCGCTGCCACAGATTGTTGAGGGGTGTCGCCGTGCTGGTGCTGTTGCCGCCGTCGGAGGGGAAGGCCGCTCCGGAGGCCGGGGCGCCGTTGGAGCCGGACGCGCTGTCGCTGCCCGGGCTGGCCGGCGCGCGGGAGGCGGTGCTGGCCGCACTGGTCGAGCTGTGCGCGGGCGACGAGGAGCGGGCGGCGGAGGTGCTCGGCCTGAGCAGGGGCCTGCGCGGCGAGGTGGCGAAGAACGCCGCCCTGCGCACCTCGGGTGCCCGCCCGGCGGGCGAGGTGTACACCGGTGTGCTGTTCGACAACCTCGGGCTGGCGAAGCTCGACGAGGCCGCGTACGCGCGGGCGGAGCGGTCGCTGCTGGTCTTCTCGGGTCTGTGGGGCGCCGTGCGGATCGGTGACCGGATCCCGTCGTACCGCTGCTCGATGGGGGTGAAGCTGCCGCCGGTGGGCGCGCTCGGCCCGTACTGGCGCAAGGAGATGGACGCGGTCCTGCCGGAGGCGGCGGGCGACGGGCTGGTGCTGGACCTGCGCAGCTCGGCGTACGCGGCGGCGTGGAAGCCGGCGGGCGCGGTGGTGGAGCGGACCGCGACCGTCCGGGTGCTGCAGGAGCGCGAGGTGGACGGCGTGCCGAAGCGCTCGGTGGTGAGCCACTTCAACAAGGCGACCAAGGGGCGGCTGGTCCGGGACCTGCTGAACGCGGGCGCGGAGCCGGGGTCGCCGGGCGAGCTGGTGGACGCGCTGGCGGGGCTGGGGTACCGGGTCGAGGTCTCGGTCCGGGGCACCGCGCGCAAGGCCTGGCAGCTGGACGTGATCGTGACGGACGTGCACTGAGCCTCCGGCCCGTGGCCGGGGACTCGGCGGCGGGCCAGGGACTCGGCAGACGTGCACTGAGCCTCCGGCGGCGGGCCGGGGCTCGGCGGACGTCGGCTACCGCAGGTGGCCGGTGTCGTTGAGCAGGCGCAGGGAGGCGTTGCCGTCCGCGTAGTACTGGACGGCGCAGAACGAGGCCGCGGCGAGTTCCATCCGGTGGACGGAGTCCGGCGGGGCACCGAGGGCGAGCCGGACCAGGGTCTTGATCGGGCTGACGTGCGAGACGACCAGCACGGTCTTGCCGGGGTAGCGGGCGAGGATCTTGTCCCTGGCCACCCCGGCCCGGTGGGTGAGGGTGGTGAAGGACTCGCTGCTGCCGGTGGGCTTGACCTTGGGCGAGCCCAGCCAGGCGGTGAGGTCGTCCGGGTGGCGCTCCATCACCTCGGCGAAGGTGAGACCCTCCCAGTCGCCGAAGTCCAGCTCGCGCAGGCCCTCCTCGATCCGGACCTCCAGGCCGAGCCGGGTGGCCACGGCCTCGGCGGTCTGCCGGGTGCGGAGCATCGGCGAGGCGACGACGGCCTGCACGGTGCCCCGGGCGGCGAGGGCCTCGGCGGCGCGTTCGGCCTGCCAGCAGCCCTTCACGGAGAGCCCGGGGTCGCTGCCGCCGCTGCCGGAGAAGCGCTTCTGCGGGGTGAGCGGCGTCTCGCCGTGGCGGAGCAGGACGAGCGTGGTGGGGGTGCCGAGGTCGGCGGGGGCGGCCCAGCCGGCGCGGGGGGCCGGGGCCTCGGGCAGCGGTTCGGTAGCCGGTTCCGCCACCGCGACGGCGGCCGCGCGGGCCCTG from Kitasatospora terrestris includes the following:
- a CDS encoding NUDIX hydrolase, with amino-acid sequence MTTAVLSQQEWLARMVRAYAGASLLLTDPAGRVLLLKPTYRPTWLYPGGVIDPGENPAECAVRELREETGLEIAVAGLRLLVVEWRDPIPEQGHQAHPAVHFMFDGGTIAADSTIRLQADEVSEAGFFPVQQALPLLHSQAAHRLTQGLQARRDGTTAMLHTPGYLG
- a CDS encoding SDR family oxidoreductase, with product MERVTLITGGSSGIGAATARALLEQGDLVAVTGRDADRLAAFAGSVDAGKQLLTITGDAADENDVASAVRQVVDRWGRLDTVIANAGYSLPGTLEDHDPQAMRAMVLTNVLGPALLVREALSHLRESKGRIVVVGSVAGIRNTPGNLYSVTKWAAHALVENVRQLVAEDHVGVTLVAPGVVDTPFWTERGGTPHAAPTLTAEQIATVIVFAVNQPEGVDVNQLVVRPSGQSG
- a CDS encoding DHA2 family efflux MFS transporter permease subunit, yielding MSTQSTVPSPPAAPDRRRRLLVLAICCLSLFIVGLDNTVVNVALPVIQQDLHAPASGLQWIIDAYTLVLASLLMLSGSVADRIGRRRVFRAGLLLFVLGSLLCSLAPGLGWLIAFRALQAVGGSMLNPVAMSIITNTFTDKRERAQAIGVWGGVIGISMALGPLIGGFLVDSAGWPAVFLVNIPVGLAAFALTFRYVPESRAPRPRRLDPVGQLLMVVMLGCGTAAIIEGPGYGWTSPVILTLAALAGSALVCFPFWERRTAEPLIDPRFFHSVPFTGATLTAVCAFASLGGFLFLNTLYLQNVRHYSPVQAGLWTLPMAGLTLVAAPVSGRIVGLRGPRLPLVVAGLAMAASGLLLTRLTVDASAALLIAAYALFGLGFGLVNAPITNSAVSGMPLAQAGVAAAVASTSRQIGQSLGVAVIGTAVTTAVVGPVDFTTATHIGWWIITALGLAVLALGLLTTTPWAVATAARVAARFGAGSGAVRGAPTERLR
- a CDS encoding RNB domain-containing ribonuclease; amino-acid sequence: MPRRHLSVRAAETARINRELADLRTRLEIRSDWPPEVLAEADRAASVPRLPDLDATDLEMFTVDPPGSRDLDQAMHLARRDGGYRVHYAIADVAAFVTPGGAIDAEAARRVQTLYFPDGNVPLHPARLAEGAASLLPGELRPALLWQIDLDADGAVVLADLRRAQVRSRRRLDYATVQHAVDTGTADEQLGLLAEIGKLREAQEQTRGGISLPIPEQEVEAEDGGYRLGYRAPRPADGWNAQISLLTGMAAAELMLDAGTGILRTLPAAPQSAYARLRRVAAALHVDWPETTSYPELVRSLDPARTAHAAFLNECTGLLRGAGYHAFDAARGIAPPADPGHAALAAPYTHCTAPLRRLGDRYAQEICVAVAGGTEVPEWVREALFDVPGLMESGDRRAREVERATVDLVEAELLRGREGEEFDAVVVDLDDRRPTVGTVQLTDPAVVAKCDGPQPLPLGERVRARLTTADPATRTVRFSL
- the yaaA gene encoding peroxide stress protein YaaA produces the protein MLVLLPPSEGKAAPEAGAPLEPDALSLPGLAGAREAVLAALVELCAGDEERAAEVLGLSRGLRGEVAKNAALRTSGARPAGEVYTGVLFDNLGLAKLDEAAYARAERSLLVFSGLWGAVRIGDRIPSYRCSMGVKLPPVGALGPYWRKEMDAVLPEAAGDGLVLDLRSSAYAAAWKPAGAVVERTATVRVLQEREVDGVPKRSVVSHFNKATKGRLVRDLLNAGAEPGSPGELVDALAGLGYRVEVSVRGTARKAWQLDVIVTDVH
- a CDS encoding bifunctional RNase H/acid phosphatase, with amino-acid sequence MTGRKFIVEADGGSRGNPGPAGYGAVVRDGDTGQILAEAAEFIGRATNNVAEYKGLIAGLKAARDLDPDASVDVRMDSKLVVEQMSGRWKIKHPDMQPLAAEARTVLPRGQVSYSWIPRERNKDADRLANEAMDAGKQGKQWEPRARAAAVAVAEPATEPLPEAPAPRAGWAAPADLGTPTTLVLLRHGETPLTPQKRFSGSGGSDPGLSVKGCWQAERAAEALAARGTVQAVVASPMLRTRQTAEAVATRLGLEVRIEEGLRELDFGDWEGLTFAEVMERHPDDLTAWLGSPKVKPTGSSESFTTLTHRAGVARDKILARYPGKTVLVVSHVSPIKTLVRLALGAPPDSVHRMELAAASFCAVQYYADGNASLRLLNDTGHLR